The Nitrospira sp. nucleotide sequence GGCACAGGTAGCCCACCATGAGGCTCTTTGCCCGTGTAGGCCGTCAACAGGCCGTATATTTTTCTCTATGAAGTCACTACACTTCCGAAGACTGAACAGGGGGCTTGCACGCTATGCGCGCCAAAATCCTCCTCGTCGATGATGACCGGGATATCCTGCTCGGTCTGGAAAACCGCATCACATGGATGGGGCATGAACCCCTGACCGCGAGCGACGGGGCAGAGGCGCTGCGACTTATTGAACAGGAGGCACCGGATCTCGTCCTCCTCGATCTGGAACTCCCCCATCGCTCCGGGCTGGAAGTGTTACAACAGGTTCGGGAAGCCGCCACCGCTGCCTCAGCGCCCGACTCGGAGACTCCCTTACCCGCCTATACCACACCGCTGATTATTATCCTGACCGCCTTCGGCACGATCGAGCGCGCGGTGCAAGCCATGCACTTAGGCGCCTTCGACTTCCTGACCAAGCCCTTCACGGCCGACCACCTCACGGTCGTGATCAAGAAAGCGCTTGAGACCCTCGCGCTGGATCGCCATGTCGAGGTCCTCCGCAAGGAAGTCGAGGGACAGTACGATCCGATCATCGGAACCAATCAGAAAATGGCCATACAACTCGCCATCGCCAAGCAAGCGGCAGCCACGCCGGTCACCGTCCTGTTGCTCGGCGAGACCGGTACCGGGAAAGAAGTGATTGCGCGCGCCATTCACCGCTGGAGCCCACGACGGGATAAGCCGTTCGTCGCGGTGAACTGCGCGGCCTTACCGGATACCCTCCTGGAGAACGAGCTGTTTGGACATGAACGAGGGGCCTACACCGGCGCGCTGAAGCGGGAACCCGGAAAAATTGAAATCGCCGAAGGAGGCACCGTCTTCCTGGACGAGATCGGCGATATGCCGATGCTCATGCAGAGCCACCTCTTACGCGTGCTTCAGGATCAGACCTTCTACCGGGTGGGCGGCACGCAGCTCATTCGGACCAATGTCCGGTTTATTGCCGCGACGAACAAAGATTTGCGGCAGGCCATCCGCCAGGGGATCTTTCGGGAAGACTTGTATTACCGACTTGCCGTCATCGCCAGCACGCTGCCCCCACTCCGGGAGCGCCTGGATGACCTAGTAGCTCTGTCCGAGTATTTCCTCCGGCGTGCCGCCGGACTCGGAAGCTATCGCCAGTACACACTGAGCGACCGCGCGCTCACGCTCATGCGCCAATATCATTGGCCGGGAAATGTCCGCGAGCTGGAGAATGTGCTGACCCGCGCCGTCATCCTCTCCACGAGCGCGACGATTGAGCCATCGCAGCTGTCGCTCATGGCGATCGCATCGACACCCGATCCGGACTCCGGACCGAACCCGTCGCTGCATGCCTATCATGAAATGATGGAGGCCTACAGCAAGAAAGTGCTGGAGACAGCGCTTCAGCAGAACGGATGGAACCAAACAAAAGCCGCTGAAGCGTTGAAGCTCCAGCGCACCTACTTCACCAAACTACTTCGCCAGAAACAGATCCCCGGCCATCCCCCCTCACCTCATTCTGACAATGAGGCGAACTAGCTACTGATCGACGGCGGACGCATTCAGCCGCTACTTCGGTTCCACACCGTTCCGATCTGAGGGCTTTTTGAGATGGGACAGGAACAGGTCGCCTCTGTCAGCCACTTCAGCAGACCGGCGAATCCCTGATCGGTCATACCTTCCACCCGCCAACCGGTCGATCTTCGGCGGGAATAGACGTTCGGCGCTGACGGCCGCTTCGGCCGATTCAGGATGGGTCGACCTCTGTCTAGCTCAATGCCCTATACCAAAACTATGTGGCGAACGCCGCATGGTCTCAGCGGGGAAATGTATCGGCACCCTCGAACGACACAACGCCAGAGCCAGCCTGGAGGCCTGTGAGCATGGCATCGACGGACTAGGCCGCCCGCCTGAACGGCACCCCTGACTCAGGTGCGGAGGACGGCCCGGACGGGCCTTTCATCTCAGCCACATGGCGATGCTCCGCATCACTTTCCCCCGTCAGCGACCAGACCAGCAGGCCCACAAGCGCACTTACCGTCACCAGACCAATGAGGATAACCATGATCCCCCTCACAATCTGCCGGTAGACTCATCCTGTTTCCACGAACCAACCGGCGTTCAACGGGCGGCTGACACCGGCAACGGGAATCAGCCGCCCCCGTCACACAACTACGCCGCCAGGCGATAGACCCAGCGATCACGCTCGCGCCGAAGATCGGCCGAAGCCTTTGCTTCCCGGCTCATGGCGGACAGCCTCAACCCGCTGAAAAACACCGCTCCCATTCCGATCATCGCAGCAAAAAGATACCCGAGCGGAATCCCTGGCCAGGCCATTGCCGGATCCGACACCATCGAAGCGGCCGTCGGCATCGCGCGTGCCACCATAACCTGATCGGCCTGTTCCGTCATCGTCGCCGTGCGATCCACCGCCGCCAGCAACGTCCCCAGCTGATATTGATTCGCCCCCCAGGCCTCTTCCAGCCCGGTCCTGGCCTGCGCCACATGGACAATCGCCACACCCAACTGCTCCTGAACCACGGCCGCCCGAGCGGCATAGTCCCGGCTGGCATCCACAATCCAGCGACCAAGCAACGGCTGCCAGGTCGCTGCGAATGCCCCCTGCATGCGCCCGCCCAATTGCTCCGCGGCACCGATTGCGTCGCGATTGTAATCAGAGACATAGTGATCCGCCGAGAGGATGCCGCTGCGCAATCCGCGCCTCGTGGCATTCACGATGGAACGCCCCATGACCGCCTGCACGCGGGCCGCGTGGTCATCAGGCATCGTCGCTGCACGGTCCATGATAAATCCGAAGGGACCGCCGGGAAGGGATTGCAGGCTATAGTGCGCGAGTAACGCCTGATCCCATTCCAATGTCGCCTGGGCCGTCATGCGATCGCTCTGCCGCTGCAACAACGTGCGCTCGACAATGGCGTGCCCAAGAGCAGGCTGCAACCACACCATTCCGTTCGCTGAACTGGAGAATGGCTCACCCATCGCCGGCGGCATGGCAACGAGGAAGGTGCCGGTGGTGGCCACGAAGAGGAACAGCGCGCCGAACACAATGGCGCACATGCCAAACCCAACGATGATGTCGATACCGCTAAAGCGATAGGTCATGACAACCTCCTTTCCGCCTCAGGCAATCCGACAAACGGCAGATTAGCCGCGACAGTTCGTGCCTGATTCGGGTGGCTTGATGTGAAGAAGCGGCACCGGAGACGGTGCCCGACGCGAGAGCCGCCGAACGACCGGTCATTCGCCCCGTTGAGGTACAGTCGACCGCCCGTCTGGTGAGAAGAAAACACCCGGCAGGTCCGGACCGATGGGTTGAAGCTCCACGGAGGACCATAGCACCACCTACAGAATGAGGCGGCTGCAAGAAGATACTATCAGCCTACGCTCCGGCGCCGCCCGACGCAAGAGCGGGCAGAGTCCTGCTGCTAGCCGACCTGCGCGAAAGCCTCCGCCCGTTGCTCCATACACCGCACCAAAGTTCTCGCGACCTCATTGGCATCGAGGAGAATCCGACACGTAACTGAACGAGGTGTCGGCATTGAAATCGAATCAGGAGATGAATTGCGCATCGTCAGCTGAGAGTTCGCGATCCGGAATCAGGACTCCATCGAACACCGATGTTGGGGGGTGAAAAGGGCCTTCCATGAAAAATATTTTCATGAGCCCACGTGATCGGATCAGCCGCGCAACCCGGACCACACGCCCGCCTCATCCCCTCACGCACCCCTTCGACGGAGTATCGGAAACTCAAAATAGCCGGATCGACGACGGTCATCGACTTGCCACACCTCACAGTGCGGACAACTGAGTGGCCGGAAACTATTGCCAGCAAACAACCTGCGCCGATCGCATTCCTCGTCGCATACGCAAGACGATCATCGACAACCTGATTCCCAACGGACCAACTCAGATACGTCACCCTGCCCCAGCCAACCTTCCCGCCTCGCAAAGGGGCGGATCCCGGGATGGGGAAGCCTCGTTCGTTTTCTGACCGACCAACAAAATCCGCACGGAAGTAATTTACTCGCCGCGCAATCTCTGCTATACCTGTCACATCGAATCACAACTTTTTACACCGAAGGGGGGTGAAGTACTCATGGCCACGAAGAAAGCAGCAGCGAAGAAGCCTGTAAAAAAGGCTGCCGCGAAGAAGAAGAAGTAGTCGCACCATGAGGAGGCGACGGTCACGTCGCCTCCTCGCCTCTCCCTCTCCCTCTCACTCTCATCCCACTCCCGTCATTCCGACTCACAGCTCGAACAAGATTTCTCCATTCACTTTTCATCGTCGGGTGTCCGCCGGCTCCATCATCGTTCCTACGATCCGATGAGACAGCCCCATCAGTGACTCCCCCTCCATATCCCATCCCGTCCACCTCGCCCCCGAGTTCCCGACCCATTCAAAATCGAAAACTCGCGAGCAGGTCTCATCGCTCTCCAGAACATTCCGATGCAGCGGCATACAGAAGGAGGGGGACAGGGGGAAAGACCAGAGGGCAAACGCACAGCTTGGAGAGGAGAAACCCATCACGATTGATGGGGTGGGGTCTGAAGACACTGAGGCAAGAATGCCACAAGGCAAAAAAAAGGGGAGGTGATGGCCACATCACCTCCCCGACTTCCTAACCGCTGGGTGAAGACCCAAGGCGACCAAGAAAGCAGCAAGGGGATCTTAGCACGAACAGGCCATAGAAAACACGATAGAAAAATACTTAATTTTCTATCGTGTTTTCAATAAGTTGCATGCGCAATACCGCAGACATTCCGTTCTGGACATAGAGAAAGCGCGGGACTGAATCCCCGGTTCGATCCGGAGCGCTGAAGCCTGAATCAGCATCCGTAAAACGCAGACCGAGATCACCACGAGGCGGTTCAGAGTAGAATCGCGACAGGGCAAGTGCCTATTCCTGGGAGATCAACCCGATGCTCGTGACGCCAGAGGCTCAACGTCGGAATCAGCAGCAAGCCCTCATCGCCGCCATCTTGGTAGCAGGAACGGCGGGATGGATGACCTGGCTCTTCCCACTGCTGTGGCCCCTGCTCGGACTCTGTCCCTTGGCCTACAGATGGGTGCGGCGGCCCTGCCTTCGTCGGATGGAGATGATGCGCCAACCGTTTCCCGAAGAACGGGAACAAATCCTTCGCAAACATGTCGCCTTCTTTCTGGCACTCGATGAGGCGGGCAAGACCAGGTTCCGGCAACTGGTGCAGATCTTTCTCGACGAGGTCCGGATCACCGGCATTCGCACCGAGGCGGACGAGACCACTCGAGTGTTGGTGGCGGCCAGTGCCGTTATCCCGATCTTCGGGTTCCACGACTGGGAATATCATCGGCTGCATGAAGTGCTGATCTACCCGGATGCCTTCGATGACGCCTACCGTACCAGTGGTGGGTCGGAAGCACATCTACTCGGCATGGTCGGCCTGCATCATTTGAGCGGGGTGATGATTCTCTCGAAGCCGGCGTTGCTGGCAGGTTTCTCCCCGCATCCCGGCACCCACAACGTAGGCGTGCACGAATTTGCGCACCTGGTCGAAAAAGAAGCCGGCGAATACGGACTGCCGCCGGAAGTCCCCTGGATGGCGGTCCGCCAGTGGGTTCGATACGTGGCGCGGGAACTCGCCCATCCCTCCTCCCGCCACACCCACGTCAGCGATTACGCCTATACGAACGAACACGAATTCTTCGCGGTGCTGGCCGAGTATTTCTTCACCTCGCCCGAACTCTTGAAGCGCCGCGATCCCGCGCTCTACTCCCTGATGCGGAGTCTCTTTCATCAGGATACGGAAGCACTCCTCCCCTCCCTGCCCTGGCGGCGCCCGGGACTCAGCCGCAACGCGCCCTGCCCCTGCGGCAGCGGGAGAAAGTATGCACACTGTTGTTTGAAGAAGACGGAAGCCAACGGCAGGAACACAGGAACCACGGGCAGCGCCCCAGGCACCACGGAGTAAGCCCCCTCAGAGCACAGACAGGCCCTTCTCCACACAATGCGGCACAAAGCGGCTCTGATTCCCATGGATCAACCCGCGATCCTCACGAATCCCGATCCCCGCCGGCTGATCGCCGATCACCCAGGACCCGATGACCGGATGCCATCCATCGAACACCGGCAACGGCATGTACTGTTGAA carries:
- a CDS encoding zinc-dependent peptidase — encoded protein: MLVTPEAQRRNQQQALIAAILVAGTAGWMTWLFPLLWPLLGLCPLAYRWVRRPCLRRMEMMRQPFPEEREQILRKHVAFFLALDEAGKTRFRQLVQIFLDEVRITGIRTEADETTRVLVAASAVIPIFGFHDWEYHRLHEVLIYPDAFDDAYRTSGGSEAHLLGMVGLHHLSGVMILSKPALLAGFSPHPGTHNVGVHEFAHLVEKEAGEYGLPPEVPWMAVRQWVRYVARELAHPSSRHTHVSDYAYTNEHEFFAVLAEYFFTSPELLKRRDPALYSLMRSLFHQDTEALLPSLPWRRPGLSRNAPCPCGSGRKYAHCCLKKTEANGRNTGTTGSAPGTTE
- a CDS encoding sigma-54 dependent transcriptional regulator; translated protein: MRAKILLVDDDRDILLGLENRITWMGHEPLTASDGAEALRLIEQEAPDLVLLDLELPHRSGLEVLQQVREAATAASAPDSETPLPAYTTPLIIILTAFGTIERAVQAMHLGAFDFLTKPFTADHLTVVIKKALETLALDRHVEVLRKEVEGQYDPIIGTNQKMAIQLAIAKQAAATPVTVLLLGETGTGKEVIARAIHRWSPRRDKPFVAVNCAALPDTLLENELFGHERGAYTGALKREPGKIEIAEGGTVFLDEIGDMPMLMQSHLLRVLQDQTFYRVGGTQLIRTNVRFIAATNKDLRQAIRQGIFREDLYYRLAVIASTLPPLRERLDDLVALSEYFLRRAAGLGSYRQYTLSDRALTLMRQYHWPGNVRELENVLTRAVILSTSATIEPSQLSLMAIASTPDPDSGPNPSLHAYHEMMEAYSKKVLETALQQNGWNQTKAAEALKLQRTYFTKLLRQKQIPGHPPSPHSDNEAN